A single region of the Oceanivirga salmonicida genome encodes:
- a CDS encoding 2-dehydropantoate 2-reductase translates to MEIVIAGAGAMGATYGAMLKKSGNNVIFLDEWQDNVDTINNSGVKFINLSKEEKLEIKAYKPVEYKKIPDLIIVFTKSMQLDNMLTNIKHLFGENTKVLCLLNGLGHIETLKKYVEPKNILIGVTVLTAQMKKAGVFEVTSYGNTEIQNITKDGEKSAKEIVTTINNTGLPCIYSKDIIYSIWRKACINGTMNACCALLDCNMIELGKSPNLEKILRTIVEEFSMVAKYEGVNIDIDEITELVCWFTTPEFKGSSHYPSMHQDLIKNNRYTEIDYLNGYVAKKAKENGDNAKFCELITLLVHSKEQILGAK, encoded by the coding sequence ATGGAAATAGTAATTGCAGGAGCAGGAGCAATGGGTGCCACATATGGTGCTATGCTCAAAAAAAGTGGAAATAATGTAATTTTCCTTGATGAATGGCAAGATAATGTAGATACAATTAACAATTCAGGAGTGAAATTTATAAACTTATCAAAAGAAGAAAAACTTGAGATTAAAGCATATAAACCAGTAGAATATAAAAAAATACCTGATTTAATAATTGTTTTTACAAAATCTATGCAACTAGATAATATGTTAACTAATATTAAGCATTTATTTGGAGAAAATACCAAAGTACTATGTTTATTAAACGGATTAGGACATATAGAAACATTAAAAAAATATGTTGAACCTAAAAATATTTTAATAGGTGTAACAGTTTTAACCGCACAAATGAAAAAGGCAGGAGTATTTGAAGTTACAAGTTATGGAAATACTGAAATTCAAAATATAACAAAAGATGGAGAAAAAAGCGCTAAAGAAATTGTTACGACAATAAATAATACTGGATTACCTTGTATTTATTCAAAAGATATAATTTATTCTATTTGGAGAAAAGCATGTATAAACGGAACAATGAATGCATGTTGTGCTTTATTAGATTGTAATATGATTGAATTAGGAAAAAGTCCTAATTTAGAAAAAATATTAAGAACTATAGTTGAAGAATTTTCTATGGTTGCAAAATATGAAGGTGTAAATATAGATATAGATGAAATAACTGAATTAGTTTGTTGGTTTACAACACCAGAATTTAAAGGAAGTTCTCATTATCCATCAATGCACCAAGATTTAATAAAAAACAACAGATATACAGAAATAGATTATTTAAATGGTTATGTAGCAAAAAAAGCAAAAGAAAATGGAGATAATGCTAAATTTTGTGAACTTATAACTTTATTAGTACATTCAAAAGAACAAATATTAGGAGCAAAATAG
- a CDS encoding PTS sugar transporter subunit IIC produces MKAKEFIGKILNGLSIGIVVALIPNAVLSAILKPYIANMYVATLLDSLVIMQALVSAIIGILVGLQFGFNPMKASIIGATTFISSGVIIRTSEGLVIKGVGDLINVMIFSAIAVLVTLWLDDKLGSVTIVLQPIIGAFIGFIGLMCLPYVSSVTTSIGLLIIRFTTLQPLIMCIFITISFGIIVISPISTVAIGFAIGLTGLASGSANMGITVTAAVLVIGSIFAKNKSGVTLAVLLGAMKMMIPNIAKNPIMYLPIIVTSIGGALGVKILGITGTAKTAGFGIVGLIGPIEAYAQLVQIGSSAPIMIIITAYLIIPFGLALLIHILFTRVIKIYSDDIYKFEN; encoded by the coding sequence GTGAAAGCAAAAGAATTTATAGGAAAAATATTAAACGGTTTATCAATAGGTATAGTTGTAGCATTAATACCCAACGCAGTATTATCAGCAATATTAAAACCTTATATAGCAAATATGTATGTTGCAACATTACTAGATTCATTAGTTATAATGCAAGCATTAGTTTCAGCAATAATAGGAATATTAGTAGGATTACAATTTGGATTTAATCCAATGAAAGCATCAATTATAGGGGCAACAACTTTTATATCATCAGGAGTTATTATTAGAACAAGTGAAGGGCTAGTTATTAAGGGAGTAGGAGATTTAATAAATGTTATGATTTTTTCTGCCATAGCCGTACTAGTTACATTATGGCTAGATGATAAATTAGGTTCAGTTACAATAGTATTACAACCTATAATAGGAGCATTTATAGGGTTTATTGGTTTAATGTGTCTACCATATGTATCTAGTGTAACTACTAGTATAGGACTGCTTATAATTAGATTTACAACATTACAACCATTAATTATGTGTATATTTATAACAATTTCATTTGGAATAATAGTAATATCACCTATATCAACAGTGGCAATAGGATTTGCAATAGGTCTAACAGGTTTAGCATCAGGTTCTGCTAATATGGGAATTACGGTAACTGCAGCAGTATTAGTTATTGGTTCAATATTTGCTAAAAATAAATCAGGAGTAACATTAGCAGTTTTATTAGGTGCCATGAAAATGATGATACCTAATATTGCTAAAAATCCAATAATGTATTTACCCATAATAGTTACTTCAATAGGTGGAGCATTAGGAGTAAAAATTTTAGGAATTACAGGTACAGCCAAAACAGCAGGTTTTGGTATAGTAGGTCTTATAGGACCAATAGAAGCATATGCTCAATTAGTACAAATAGGATCATCAGCACCAATAATGATAATAATAACAGCTTATTTAATTATACCATTTGGATTAGCATTACTAATACATATATTATTTACAAGAGTTATAAAAATTTATTCAGACGATATTTATAAATTTGAAAATTAA
- a CDS encoding NfeD family protein, giving the protein MSYIYWGLLTGIFIVVEIAIPALVSVWFAISAFIVMLLSFFITDIKIQILIFTIISIALMLTTQKWVKKTLNSEKNSNVGDEVTVIKKIEDNKYEIRYKGGIWTAISNENFDEKEKAFIKEYKGNKIIIERR; this is encoded by the coding sequence ATGTCATACATATATTGGGGGCTACTTACAGGAATATTTATTGTTGTAGAAATAGCAATTCCTGCTCTTGTATCAGTTTGGTTTGCAATCTCTGCATTTATAGTCATGCTGTTATCATTTTTTATAACTGATATTAAAATCCAAATATTAATATTTACAATAATATCAATTGCTTTAATGCTTACAACACAAAAATGGGTTAAAAAGACATTAAATAGCGAAAAAAACAGTAACGTTGGAGATGAAGTTACAGTAATAAAAAAAATAGAAGATAATAAATATGAAATAAGATATAAGGGGGGAATTTGGACCGCTATATCTAATGAAAACTTTGATGAAAAGGAAAAAGCATTTATTAAAGAATATAAAGGAAATAAGATAATAATAGAAAGAAGGTAA
- a CDS encoding SPFH domain-containing protein, with translation MGGAFVLGITVILFAIIIAILFNGIKIVPESYVYIIQRLGKYNKQLHAGFNIINPFFDSVSKKVVLKEMVKDFPPQPVITKDNATMMIDTVVYFQITDPKLYTYGVENPISAIENLTATTLRNIIGDLTVDQTLTSRDTINSKMRIELDEATDPWGIKVNRVELKSIIPPEEIREAMEKEMKAERVKRATVLEAQAKKESAILIAEGEKQAAILRAEAEKEVQIKEAEGQAEALKTMKTAESEGIRLLNENVPKEEILKIQALRTLSEVADGKATKIIIPSEIQNLASLITSIKEL, from the coding sequence ATGGGCGGAGCATTTGTATTAGGAATAACAGTAATTTTATTTGCTATAATTATAGCAATATTATTTAATGGTATAAAAATAGTACCAGAATCATATGTTTATATAATTCAAAGATTAGGTAAATATAATAAACAATTACATGCAGGTTTTAATATAATAAATCCATTTTTTGATTCAGTTTCAAAAAAGGTAGTTTTAAAGGAAATGGTTAAAGATTTCCCTCCACAACCTGTAATTACAAAAGATAATGCAACTATGATGATAGATACGGTTGTATATTTCCAAATAACAGACCCTAAGTTATATACTTATGGAGTTGAAAATCCAATTTCAGCAATTGAAAATTTAACAGCAACAACATTAAGAAACATTATAGGGGATTTAACAGTTGACCAAACTTTAACATCAAGAGATACAATAAATTCAAAAATGAGAATAGAATTAGATGAAGCAACAGACCCTTGGGGGATAAAAGTAAATAGAGTTGAATTAAAGAGTATTATTCCACCTGAAGAAATTAGAGAAGCAATGGAAAAAGAAATGAAGGCAGAACGTGTTAAAAGAGCAACAGTTTTAGAAGCACAAGCTAAAAAAGAAAGTGCTATTTTAATTGCTGAAGGAGAAAAGCAAGCAGCAATATTAAGAGCAGAAGCAGAAAAAGAAGTTCAAATTAAAGAAGCTGAAGGACAAGCTGAAGCATTAAAAACTATGAAAACTGCCGAAAGTGAAGGTATAAGATTACTAAATGAAAATGTACCAAAAGAAGAAATTTTAAAAATACAAGCTCTAAGAACTTTAAGTGAAGTAGCAGATGGTAAGGCAACTAAGATAATAATACCTAGCGAAATACAAAATTTAGCAAGTTTAATAACTAGCATTAAGGAATTATAA
- a CDS encoding PspC domain-containing protein — translation MKKIYRSKKDRMIFGVCGGLGEYFEVDPSIIRIVWIFSCAFFGLTILPYFIIAVILPEDPRTGQCNHKCKCDENTIEYED, via the coding sequence ATGAAAAAAATATATAGAAGCAAAAAAGATAGAATGATATTTGGAGTATGTGGTGGACTAGGAGAATATTTTGAAGTAGACCCATCAATTATTAGAATAGTATGGATTTTTTCTTGTGCTTTTTTCGGACTAACAATACTTCCTTATTTTATAATAGCAGTAATTTTGCCAGAAGACCCAAGAACAGGTCAATGTAATCACAAATGTAAATGTGATGAAAATACAATAGAATATGAAGATTAA
- a CDS encoding AzlD domain-containing protein, protein MGNSNLYIIILIVAIFTIIFRILPIFIKIPENNKYINTFFDILPISILSVLAIPEVFVSLGNNYIDIIISILGVIFVAYLTYTKKSLAFIAMTSIFFIGTLRGLSFGSF, encoded by the coding sequence TTGGGAAACAGTAATTTATATATAATAATTTTAATAGTTGCAATATTTACTATTATTTTTAGAATTTTACCTATATTTATAAAAATACCTGAAAACAATAAATATATTAATACTTTTTTTGATATATTACCTATATCAATATTATCTGTTTTGGCTATTCCAGAAGTATTTGTATCTTTGGGGAATAATTACATAGATATAATAATTAGTATATTAGGAGTAATATTTGTAGCATATTTAACATATACGAAAAAGAGTTTAGCTTTTATTGCGATGACATCAATTTTTTTTATTGGCACATTAAGGGGGTTAAGTTTTGGAAGTTTTTGA